One Burkholderia vietnamiensis LMG 10929 genomic window carries:
- a CDS encoding DUF3995 domain-containing protein, which translates to MTGAYFSVPTLCAIALVHVYWALGGQRGKRAAIPEQDGVPLLRPTRRGTLAVAAALLCGAAAVASRAGWLGPKVLPGATAFAIVAFALIFAVRAVGDFRYVGFFKRVRGSRFARMDTLCYSPLCVALALAFASMYWAR; encoded by the coding sequence ATGACCGGCGCGTACTTCAGCGTGCCGACGCTTTGTGCGATCGCACTCGTTCACGTCTACTGGGCGCTCGGTGGACAGCGCGGCAAGCGCGCGGCCATTCCGGAGCAGGACGGTGTCCCGCTGTTGCGTCCGACCCGGCGCGGCACGCTCGCAGTCGCGGCGGCGCTGCTGTGCGGCGCCGCCGCGGTCGCGTCGCGCGCGGGCTGGTTGGGGCCGAAGGTTCTGCCCGGCGCGACCGCGTTCGCGATCGTTGCGTTCGCACTCATTTTCGCGGTTCGGGCGGTCGGCGATTTCCGATACGTCGGCTTCTTCAAGCGTGTCCGCGGGTCGCGCTTCGCGCGCATGGACACGCTGTGTTATTCGCCGCTTTGCGTGGCGCTGGCGCTGGCTTTCGCGTCGATGTACTGGGCGAGGTGA